The Candidatus Eisenbacteria bacterium nucleotide sequence CATCCTTCCCGGCAACCACGACCAGACGCCCAACGGCGATCCCGTGGGTACGCCGCCGGAGAACTCGACCGCCAAGTTCAACCAGTTCTTCGGCGTCTCGCGCTACAGCGGCAGGGCCTACTACGGCGGCCACTTCGGCACGAACAACGACAACAACTACACCTTGTTCAGCGCGAGCGGGCTCGACTTCGTCGTCGTCGACCTCGAGTACGCTCCGACGCCCGATCCGGCCGTGCTGGCCTGGGCCGACGGCGTCCTGCAGGCCCACCCGACGCGACGCGCGATCGTCCTCACCCACCACATGCTCGGCACGGGCAACCCCGGGGCGTTCAGCGCACAAGGACAGGCGATCTACGACACCCTGAAGCACAACCCGAACCTCTTCCTGCTGCTCGGCGGCCACGTGCCCGGGGAGGGGCGGCGCCAGGACGTGTTCGACGGCCGGGTCGTGAATTCGCTGCTCTCGGACTACCAGGGTCGCACGAACGGCGGGAACGGCTGGCTCCGCGTCATGACCTTCTCCCCGGCGAACGGCACGATCCAGGTGCAGACGTACTCGCCCTGGCTGAACCAGTTCGAGACGGACGCCGACAGCCAGTTCACCCTCACCTACGACATGGCGACCACGGGGTTCGCCCCGATCGCAACCGTGCCCGGCGTCGCGTCGGGCACCAACGCGCAGGCGACCTGGGCGAGCCTGTTCCCCGGCATGAGCTACGAGTGGTACGTCACGGTGAGCGACGGCGCGAACACGTCGACGGGGCCGGTCTGGAGGTTCGCGACGGGGCTCTGCGGACCCGACGGAGCGTCCTGCAACGACGGCCTCTTCTGCAACGGAGCCGACTCCTGCAGCGGCGGCATGTGCAGTGTCCACGCGGGCGATCCGTGTGGCGGCGGCCCCGAGTGCGCCGAAACGTGCGACGAAGTGCGCGACGACTGCTTCGAGGCCGCCGGAACGCCGTGCACGGACGACGGTAACGCGTGCACGAACGACGTCTGCAGCGGAGCCGGAGCCTGCGTGCATCCGGAAACCACGGCCGCGTGCTCCGACGGAAACGCCTGCACCACGGGGGACGTCTGCAGCGGGGGCGCCTGCATCGGTGGGCCGCCGGCGAACTGCGACGACGCCAACCCGTGTACCGACGACACCTGCGACCCCGCGACGGGTTGCCTCAACACCCCCAACACCGCCGCGTGCTCCGACGGCAGCGCCTGCACGGTGGGTGACACCTGCGCCGGCGGGAGCTGCGTCGGCGGTCCGCCGCTCGACTGCAACGACACCAACCCGTGCACCGACGATGGCTGCAACCCGGCTACGGGCTGCACCAACATTCCGAACAACGCCGCGTGCGACGACGGGAATGCGTGCACCACCGTCGACGTCTGCAGCGCCGGCGCGTGTCAGGGAAGCATCCCGCCGAACTGCAACGACGGCAACCTCTGCACCGACGACACCTGCAACCCCGCGTCGGGGTGCGCGCACACCTTCAACACGACCTCCTGCGACGACGGCGACGCGTGCACCATCGACGACGCGTGCGGCGCGGGGACGTGTCATGGAGGGACGGCGGCCAACTGCGACGACGCCAACGCGTGTACGGCCGACAGCTGCGTCCCGGCGTCGGGCTGCGTCCACGCACCGCTGCCCAACTGCTGCATGACCAACGCCCAGTGCGCCGATAGCGACCAGTGCACCACCAACGAGCGGTGCGTCGGCAACACCTGCGTGACCGATCCGGTCGGCTGCAACGACGCAAACCCCTGCACCAGCGACGGCTGCAATCCCGCGTCGGGCTGCACGCACACGCCCAACAACCTCCCCTGCAACGACGGCAACGCCTGCACGACGGCGGACGCCTGCAGCGGCGGCGCGTGCGTCGGCGGCCCTCCGCCCAACTGCAACGACCTCAACGTCTGCACGAACGATGCGTGCAGCCCGACGTCGGGCTGCACGCACACGCCCAACACGGCGCCTTGCACGGATGGGATCTTCTGCAACGGCCTCGATACCTGCGCCGGAGGCACGTGCAGCGTCCACGGCGGCAATCCGTGTCCGGGTCCCGACGGCGACGGCGACTGCGCCGAATCGTGCAACGAGGCGACCGACCGCTGCACGGCGCCCGACCCCAACGGGTCGCCGTGCAACGACGGGCTCTACTGCACCGTCGGCGAGGTGTGCAACGCCGGCGTCTGCACCGGAACGCCGCGCGACTGCAGCTCCAGTGGCGATCAATGCCGCACGGGCACGTGCAACGAGACCGCCGACGCGTGTGACGGGCCGCCCAAGCCCGACGGCACGCCCTGCGACGACGGCAACGCATGCTCGAACGGCGAGAGCTGCGTGGCCGGTGTGTGCTCCGGCGGTGCGCAGACCATCTGCCCCGCCTGCGAGACCTGCATCGCCCCGGGCGGCTGCCAGACGGGTGCTCGTCCCGATTGCCGGACCCCCATCGCTCCCCTCAGGGGAAAGCTGGTCGTCTTCGACCGGATGCCCGACGCGGGCGACGGCATCGCATGGAAGTGGAGCAAGGGCGCGGCGACCGCCTTCGGGGATCTCGGCGATCCAGTGACGTCGACCGACTACACGCTGTGCATCTTCGACCACGGCGGCAGCCACCTCGCCGTGAAAGCCACCGCTCCCGCCGGCCGCATGTGCGGATCGGTCCCGTGCTGGAGGCGACTCGGAAGCTTCGGCTTCAAGTACACCGACAAGGGGCGGCTGCCCGAGGGTGTGCTGAAGGTCTTGATCCGCAGCGGGGGTAGCGGCTCCGCGAAGGCGCAGCTGAAGGCCAAGGGTGACGCCATCCCGCCCTTCGCGCTCCCGCTCGTCACTCCGGTCGTGGCGCAGCTCCAGGCGACCGGCGCCGCATGCTGGCAGACGGACCACGTGGGTCCGCCGGCGCTGCAGCGCAACGACGGCATGCAGTTCAAGGCCAAGGACGAGTAGGTCGCCCTCGCGAGGGATCGTCTCCGCTAGATGTCGCTGCTCTGAACGTTGTTCACCCGGGACCTCCTGGGGCAAAGGGTTTGTACCCCTACAAATCCAACGCCACAGGAGGGAGCCCGAGTGCGAGTGCATCGTAACGCAAAGACGACCCCGAGGGGCAGAGTCCTGCTGGTCGAGCGCGTAATGGCGGGCGGCTGGACGATGAAGCAAGCCGCGACGGCGTGCGGCATCAGCGTGCGAACCGGGTACAAATGGCTGGCGCGGTTTCGGGCGGAGGGAGCGGCGGGGCTGGGGGATCGCCCTTCGGTCCCGCATCGGTGTCCGCACCGCACCCGGGCCCGGCTCGAGCAGTGGATCGTGGGCTTGCGAGCGCGGCGGCTGAGCAGTCCGGTGATCGCGTATCGGACCGGGATTCCGCGGGCGACGGTCGGCAACGTGCTGCGCCGCCATGGGCTCGGGCGCTTGCCGCCGCGGGAGCCGCCGGGGCCGGTGCGCCGCTACGAGCGCGCGCGGCCGGGCGAGCTCGTGCACATCGATACGAAAGCCTTGGGCCGTATCGCCGGCGTCGGCCACCGCATTCACGGCGATCGCCGCACGCGGGTGCGCGGCATCGGGTGGGAGCACGTCCACGTGTGCATCGACGACGCGAGCCGGCTCGCCTACGTCGAGACACGCGCGACGAACCAGCAGCACGATGCGATCGGCTTCCTTGAGCGCGCGCTTGCGTGGTTTGCGGCGCGCGGGGTACGCGTCGAGTCCGTGATGAGCGACAACGGGTCGGCGTATCAGGCGCGCGCGTTTACGGCGGCGTGTGTCCGGCTCGGCCTCCGCCATCTGCGCACGCGGCCCTACACGCCACGCACCAACGGCAAAGCCGAGCGCTTCATCCAGACGCTGCTCCGGGAATGGGCCTACGCGCGCGCTTACGCGACCTCTGCCCGGCGCCGGCGCGCGCTCCAGCCGTGGCTGCGCTACTACAACCACCGCCGCCCGCACACCGCCCTTCGCGGACGGGCGCCGATCACCCGGCTCCAGGAGGTCGCGGCATGAACAACCTCCTGAGCAGCGACAGCTAGAGGCGAACCGGCAGACGCTCGAGGCCGCGGAGGATCACGGTGCGGTGCCACACCGGCTCGCCGTCCAGCGCCAGGTCCGGGAACCGTGCCAGCAGCGCGGGAATGGCCGCGCGCGTCTCCATGCGGGCGAGCTGCGTGCCGGGGCAGTAGTGCGTCCCGAGCCCGAAGCCGAGGTGCGGGTTCGGCGAGCGCCCGACGTCGAGGCGATCCGGCTCGTCGAAGGCCGCCGGATCGCGATTGGCCGAGCCGATGCCGAGCAGCACGGTGTCTCCCGGCGCCAGCGCCCGGCCGCGCAGCTCGCACGGCTGCGCCACCACACGTGAGAGGAGCTGCGGCGGCGTTTCGTAGCGCACGAGCTCCTCGACCGCGGTCGTTGCGAGCGACGGTTCGGCGCGGAGCCGCTCGAGCTCGCCGGGATTGCGCAGCAGCGCGAGGAGCCCACCCGCGATCAGGTTGACGGTGGTCTCGTGGCCGCCGAACACGAGCGCCGTGCACATGGCGACCACCTCGACCTGCGAGAGCCGGTCGCCGTGGTGCTCGGCGCGGACGAGGCGTCGCACGAGGTCGTCGCCCTCCGTGTCGGCGCGCTCGACGAGGAGGCCCATGACGTACGCGCCGATCTCGCGCAACCCGGCCGACACGTCCTCCGATCCGTACATCCGGTCCATGCCCCGCGCGATCGTGCGCGACAGCTCCTGGAACCGCGCGCGTTCGCCCTCGGGGATGTCGAACAGCTCGGCGATGACGCGGATCGGCAGCGCGTAGGCGAAGTCACCGACGAGATCGGCGTGCGCGCGACCGACGAGACCTTCCACCAGCTCGGCGACCATGTCGTCGATGCGCGGGCCGATCGCGCGGACGCGCGGCACGAGCGCCGCGCTCAACATCGCGCGGACCGCGGTGCACTCGGGCGGGTCGGACGAGACCGTTCGGACCCTTCCCTGCTCCGACGACGACAGTCCTCGGTTGGGACGCGACGCCCGCCGCCGATCGGCCGAGAAACGCGCGTCGTCGCGGAAGGCCGCCGCCACGTCGTCGTAGCGGAAGAGCACCCAGGCGCGGAGCTTCTCGCTCCAGTGCACGGGATCCTCCGCCCGGAGCGCCGCGTACTGCGGGTAGGGGTCGGCGAGGGCGGCGTCGGTGAAGGGATCGAAGCGCACCGGCCCCCTTGTTGCTCGCGATCCGGGGCAGCCGCAAGGCGACGCCATACCTGCTGGTCATCGTTGGTCGTCGCTCAAGACCTCGTGGGCCCGGTCGATCTCCTCCTGCACGCCATCGGTGACGATGACGACGGTACGGCCCGCACGGAGCGCGGCGAGGTACCCCGCGAGCTCGTCCCGGGGCACACCGGCGCTCAGCTCCCGCTCGAGCTGCTCACCGACTGGCCCGACGCCCACGACACCGGCGAGCGCTGCTGCGAGCAAGCCGGCGACGACCACCGGCCCGACGCCCGGCAGGACGAGGCTCGCCGTGGCGAGTCCGACGGCGCCACCGACGACGCCCGCGACGGCAGCGCCCGTCCCGGGCGCCTCGCCATCGTCGACGGGGACGAGTCGCTCGGCCTCCCGCGCGGACGTTCCCGGGCTGAGCACGCTGATGCACGCGAGGGAGACACCCTTCGCGAGCAGTCGTCTCACCGCGAGGCCGGCGGCCGCCGAGGAGTCGAAGATCGCGCCGATGGCGTACATCACCGGACCTTCCGACGCTCGAAGTTGGCTTCGGCGAATTCCCAGTTGACGAGGTGGTCGAGGAACGCGCTCACGTACCGCTCACGCTCGTTCTGGTAGTCCACGTAGTAGGCATGCTCCCACACGTCGATCGTGAGCAGCGGCGTCGCGTTCGTCTGCAGCGGATCCTCGGCGTCGTGCGTGCTCGCGACCCGAAGCTCGTGGTCCGCACCGACGACGAGCCACGCCCAGCCGGAGCCGAACTCGCCGCTCGCCGCTTCGGCGAACCGCTGCTTGAAGTCGGCGAACCCGCCCAGGTCGCGCTCGATGGCGGCGAGCAGGTCGCCGGACGGCTTGCCTCCGCCACCCGGAGTCATGCTCTCCCAGTAGAAGCCGTGGTTCCAGACCTGTGCGGCGAAGTTGAACACCGGACCGTCGCTGGTGCGAATGATCTCGGTGAGGTTTTCCTCGGCCCTGGGCGTATTGCCGATGGCCTTCTGCAGCTTCGTCAAATAGCCCCGGTGGTGTTTCTCGTAGTGAAGCTCCAGGGTACGGGCGCTCAGATAAGGCTCCAGCGCCGTCTTGGCGTAGGGCAGCGGGGGAAGGTCGAACTTCATTGACGAGGGCTCCTCTTCGGCTCAGCGTCCGCGACGTTTGAAGAACTGGACGGCGCGCTCGTGGCGTTGGGCCGCGGCCCGGCTCGCGAACGTCCCGAGGTTCCGGCGCTTGCGGGTCTTCGGATCCTTCTTCGCCGAATACAGGCGATAGCGGCCGTCCTTCAGCCTGCGGATCATGATCGCCGTTGCTGCATCGGACATGCCAAAAGGGGACGGCCGGGCGCGTGGGGACGACGGCTCCCCGATGGACGCAACATGTTCAGGATCGCCCCGCGTTTGTAGAAGGTGCAGCCGCCGGGTAACAGAGCGCCATGCCCGAGCAGCCCGTCGACGTGCTCATCATCGGCGCCGGCGCGTCCGGTGCGGCCGTCGCGTGGTCGCTCGCCGAGACGCGGATGCGGATCGTCTGCCTCGAGCAGGGCGACTGGATCAAATCCGACGACTACCCGGGCAACCGCGACGACTGGGAGCTGGCGCAGATCAGCGACTGGAGCCCCAGCCCGAACGTGCGCGGCCGGCGCGAGGACTATCCCGTCAACGACAGCGGCTCGCCGATCGCCGCGTCGATGTTCAACGCGGTCGGCGGCAGCACGATCCTCTACGCCGCGCACTTCCCGCGCTTCCATCCGTCGGACTTCCGTGCCGGGACGCTCGACGGTGTCGCCGACGACTGGCCGCTCGACTACGCGCGCCTCACGCCCTGGTACAACCTCAACTCGCGCATGATGGGCGTCTCGGGGCTCGCCGGCGATCCCGCCTACCCCGCCGATCCGCCCAAGGAGTTCCCGCTGCCGCCGATCCCGCTCGGGAAGCTCGGCGACACGCTGGCGCGAGGTTTCAACAAGCTCGGCTGGCACTGGTGGCCGTCGGACAGCGCCATCGCGAGCCAGGACTACGAGGGCCGCGCGGGCTGCGTCAACGCGGGCACGTGCCTGCTCGGTTGCCCGCACGGCGCGAAGGGCAGCACCGACGTCACGTACTGGCCGATCGCCATCCGGCGTGGGGTCGAGCTGCGCACGCGCTGCCGCGTGCGCGAGATCACCGTCGGGCCCGACGGGCTCGTCGACGGCGTCGTCTACTACGATGGCGACGGGGTCGAGCGTCGGCTGGCGGCGCACGTCGTCATCGTCGCCTGCAACGGGATCGGGACGCCGCGCCTCCTCCTCAACTCGCGCTCTCGCCGCTTCCCGGACGGGCTCGCGAACCGCAGCGGCCTCGTCGGGAAGAACCTGATGTTCCATCCGTACGCGATCATCACCGGCGTCTTCGACCACCCGCTCGAGGGCTACAAGGGCCCGCCCGGGTGCTCGCTCATGAGCCACGAGTTCTACGAGACCAGCGCGTCGCGCGACTTCGTGCGCGGCTACTCGTTCGAGATGCTGCGCGGCTTCGGTCCGGTCACGACCGCCCTCTACGGCCTCGGCGGCGGCCGCGTCCTCCCTGGGCCGGGGCATCACGAGGCCTTCTCGCAGCTCGTCGATCGCACCGCGGGCATCGCCGCGATCTGCGAGGACCTGCCGGAGCCCGAGAACCGCGTGACGCTCGACCCGGAGCTGAAGGACGCGAACGGGATCCCGGCGCCGAAGATCAGCTACCGCCTGAGCGAGAACAGCCAGCGCATGCTCGACCATGCCGTCGCGCGCGGCAAGGAGCTGATGGCCGCCGCGGGCGCGTACGACACGATGATCCAGGCGCCCCTCATGCTGGCCGGCTGGCACTTGATGGGTACGGCGCGCATGGGCACCGATCCCGAGACGTCGGTCGTGAACGAGTGGGGCCGCTGCCACGACGTGAAGAACCTCTTCATCGTCGACGGGAGCATCTTCGTGACCGCGGCGGCGGTGAACCCGACCAACACGATCCAGGCCCTGGCGCTCCACATCGCCGACTCGATCAAGCAGAACCTCGGGAACCTCTTCGACTGATGGACATGAACGACGATCAGCGGCGCGCGCTGGCGCCGGTGCTGGACGGGTTCATCCCGCGGAGCGCGGACGGCGTTCTGCCGGGCGCCGGGGAGCTGGACCTCGGGGGCGACCTCGACGTCGTGCTCCAGCGCGTGCCGGTGATGCACGCGGCCGTCGTCGCATCGCTGGCCGCGCTCGACCGGCTCGCGCAGAAACACGGGGCGGCGCGCTTCACGGCGCTGTCATCCGAACAGCAGACCCGAGTGCTGGGCGAGCTGTCGTGCTCCGAGCACGCGTTCCCGCCGATGCTGATGATCTACGCCTTCGGGTGCTACTACAAACATCCGAAGGTTCTCGCGCACTACGGGCTCGAGGCCAGGCCGCCGCACCCCGAGGGGTACCAGATCGAGCCGATCGACCTGACGTTGCTGGAACCAGTGCGAAAACGCGGGGCGATCTACCGGAAGTGTTGATGCCCGAGCAGGTTGCACATGCGTCATTGCCACGCTGTACCTAGACAGCCGGCATGCGCGAGTGGTAGCGCGGAAGCAGGGTGGCCACGGGAGAAGGCAGAGAGGCCGAGGCAATGAGGGAGAGCGTCACCCGACGGCTCCCGGCGGCGATCGCGGTCCTGCTCGGCTCGGTCGCGCTGAGCACGATCTTCGAGTGTCTCCGCTTTCCGGAGCGCCGCCTGTGGATGCTCGGCTTCGCGGCGTTCGACCTCGTGCTGTCGGCCGTCGTCTGGGGAGCCGTGCGGCGGTGGCCACGGTGGACGATCCCGATCGTGGTCTGCTTCGTGGACGTCGTCGGCGTCGACATCAACGCATATCACGCCATCGTCGACGCACCGGTGGCGATGTGCGTCTGGGTCCTGACGGCGCTCCTCGCGGGCAGCGCGGTCATCCTACCCTGGGGCCGTCGCAACCAGGCGCTGGCGAGCCTGGGCGTGCTCCTCACCTATCCAGTGCACCTCGCCGTCGCCAACAGCGATCCGCTCGCCTGGGCGGCGGGCGGCGCGTACCTGCTGATGGTGGTGGGCCTGTCGACGTTCGGCTCCTCCATCTTCGCGCGCTACATGGAGAAGGACCTGCAGCTCACTGCGGCCCTCTCGGAACGCGAGGCGCGGCTCCAGAGCTACTTCGATCTGTCGCTCGTCGGCATGGCCGTCGTCGACCACGACGGACGCTGCCGCGAGATGAACGAGGAGCTCTGCCGGATGCTGCAGACGCCGGCGGCCGAGCTGCTCGGACGGCCCTGGACGGCGCACGTCGATGCCAAGGACAGGGCCGTCGCCGACGGCCTCCTCGCGCAGGCGCTCGCCGCGGCGCCCGGCCGGATGGACCTGCGTCTCGTCGGCGCCGAGGGAAAGTCGATCTACGCCACGGTCGCCGTGCGCGGCCTGCCGGGCCCCGGCGGGACGATCGACCACGCGATGGTGCTGGTGCACGACATCACCGAGCGCCGCCAGCTCGAGATGGAGCGAGAGCGTTCGCTCGAGCTGACCGAGGCCGCGCGGCGCCAGGCCGAGGAGGCGAGCCGCGCCAAGGACACCTTCTTCGCCACGGTCTCGCACGAGCTGCGCACGCCGCTGACGCCGATCCTCGCCTGGGCGAACCTGCTCCAGGCCGGCGGTCTCGGCATCACGCGCACGGCGCGCGCCGTCAGCTCGATCCGGCGAAACGCCTACGCGCAGGCGCGCCTCATCGACGATCTGCTCGACATGTCGCGCATCGTCGCCGGCGAGTGGCGCTTCGACTTCCGGCCCGTCGACCTGGTGGCGATCGTCCGCACGGCTCTCGACGTCGTGCAGCCGGCCGCCGACGCCAAGCACGTGATGCTGACGGCCGCGTTGCCGGAGACACCGCTCGTCGTGCGCGGCGACGCCGATCGCCTGCAGCAGATGGTGTGGAACCTCGTCTCGAACGGCATCAAGTTCACGCCGCGCGGCGGAAGCGTCACGGTCACGGGCGAGCGCGTCGACGGCAAGGTGCGACTCAGGGTGGAGGACACGGGCGAAGGCATCCCGAGCGAGTTCGCCCCGCACGTCTTCGAGCCGTTCCGCCAGGCCGACGCCTCGCCCAGCCGCCGGTACTCGGGATTGGGGCTCGGCCTCGCCATCGTGCGCGTCCTCGTCGAGCGACACGACGGCACGGTGCGTGCCGAGAGCGCCGGCAAGGGTCGGGGCGCGATCTTCGTCGTCGAGCTGCCGGA carries:
- a CDS encoding LamG-like jellyroll fold domain-containing protein: MAARPAAAACSNPGGACAIDFGGTNSYVTFGNTPALGLPQFTLELWFNRQGTGTTATTGTGGVTAVPLITKGRGEADGSNVDMNYFLGIRTTDNLLVADFEEGAAGAQPGLNHPIAGTTPIATGVWYHAAVTYDGATWHLYLNGIVQTTLAVNQPPQADSIQHAALATALTSTGAAAGFFDGVIDEARIWSYARSAAEIQGALNQEVYSAPGLVARWGLNEGTGGTGTIVADSAAPPQNGTVIGANFQWTDGGPVSANLPPATPGLNAPADGATNVSTAPVLDVAVSDPELSPLDVTFWGREVIAPGPDFTVVILPDTQYYSCGVPCSSSPAVFQSQTQWIVDNRLARNIAYVGHLGDCVEHGNLGNGVDPNPDYEWNNASAAMSLIEDPVATQLADGMPFGILPGNHDQTPNGDPVGTPPENSTAKFNQFFGVSRYSGRAYYGGHFGTNNDNNYTLFSASGLDFVVVDLEYAPTPDPAVLAWADGVLQAHPTRRAIVLTHHMLGTGNPGAFSAQGQAIYDTLKHNPNLFLLLGGHVPGEGRRQDVFDGRVVNSLLSDYQGRTNGGNGWLRVMTFSPANGTIQVQTYSPWLNQFETDADSQFTLTYDMATTGFAPIATVPGVASGTNAQATWASLFPGMSYEWYVTVSDGANTSTGPVWRFATGLCGPDGASCNDGLFCNGADSCSGGMCSVHAGDPCGGGPECAETCDEVRDDCFEAAGTPCTDDGNACTNDVCSGAGACVHPETTAACSDGNACTTGDVCSGGACIGGPPANCDDANPCTDDTCDPATGCLNTPNTAACSDGSACTVGDTCAGGSCVGGPPLDCNDTNPCTDDGCNPATGCTNIPNNAACDDGNACTTVDVCSAGACQGSIPPNCNDGNLCTDDTCNPASGCAHTFNTTSCDDGDACTIDDACGAGTCHGGTAANCDDANACTADSCVPASGCVHAPLPNCCMTNAQCADSDQCTTNERCVGNTCVTDPVGCNDANPCTSDGCNPASGCTHTPNNLPCNDGNACTTADACSGGACVGGPPPNCNDLNVCTNDACSPTSGCTHTPNTAPCTDGIFCNGLDTCAGGTCSVHGGNPCPGPDGDGDCAESCNEATDRCTAPDPNGSPCNDGLYCTVGEVCNAGVCTGTPRDCSSSGDQCRTGTCNETADACDGPPKPDGTPCDDGNACSNGESCVAGVCSGGAQTICPACETCIAPGGCQTGARPDCRTPIAPLRGKLVVFDRMPDAGDGIAWKWSKGAATAFGDLGDPVTSTDYTLCIFDHGGSHLAVKATAPAGRMCGSVPCWRRLGSFGFKYTDKGRLPEGVLKVLIRSGGSGSAKAQLKAKGDAIPPFALPLVTPVVAQLQATGAACWQTDHVGPPALQRNDGMQFKAKDE
- a CDS encoding cytochrome P450, encoding MRFDPFTDAALADPYPQYAALRAEDPVHWSEKLRAWVLFRYDDVAAAFRDDARFSADRRRASRPNRGLSSSEQGRVRTVSSDPPECTAVRAMLSAALVPRVRAIGPRIDDMVAELVEGLVGRAHADLVGDFAYALPIRVIAELFDIPEGERARFQELSRTIARGMDRMYGSEDVSAGLREIGAYVMGLLVERADTEGDDLVRRLVRAEHHGDRLSQVEVVAMCTALVFGGHETTVNLIAGGLLALLRNPGELERLRAEPSLATTAVEELVRYETPPQLLSRVVAQPCELRGRALAPGDTVLLGIGSANRDPAAFDEPDRLDVGRSPNPHLGFGLGTHYCPGTQLARMETRAAIPALLARFPDLALDGEPVWHRTVILRGLERLPVRL
- a CDS encoding superoxide dismutase, which translates into the protein MKFDLPPLPYAKTALEPYLSARTLELHYEKHHRGYLTKLQKAIGNTPRAEENLTEIIRTSDGPVFNFAAQVWNHGFYWESMTPGGGGKPSGDLLAAIERDLGGFADFKQRFAEAASGEFGSGWAWLVVGADHELRVASTHDAEDPLQTNATPLLTIDVWEHAYYVDYQNERERYVSAFLDHLVNWEFAEANFERRKVR
- a CDS encoding GMC family oxidoreductase; the encoded protein is MPEQPVDVLIIGAGASGAAVAWSLAETRMRIVCLEQGDWIKSDDYPGNRDDWELAQISDWSPSPNVRGRREDYPVNDSGSPIAASMFNAVGGSTILYAAHFPRFHPSDFRAGTLDGVADDWPLDYARLTPWYNLNSRMMGVSGLAGDPAYPADPPKEFPLPPIPLGKLGDTLARGFNKLGWHWWPSDSAIASQDYEGRAGCVNAGTCLLGCPHGAKGSTDVTYWPIAIRRGVELRTRCRVREITVGPDGLVDGVVYYDGDGVERRLAAHVVIVACNGIGTPRLLLNSRSRRFPDGLANRSGLVGKNLMFHPYAIITGVFDHPLEGYKGPPGCSLMSHEFYETSASRDFVRGYSFEMLRGFGPVTTALYGLGGGRVLPGPGHHEAFSQLVDRTAGIAAICEDLPEPENRVTLDPELKDANGIPAPKISYRLSENSQRMLDHAVARGKELMAAAGAYDTMIQAPLMLAGWHLMGTARMGTDPETSVVNEWGRCHDVKNLFIVDGSIFVTAAAVNPTNTIQALALHIADSIKQNLGNLFD
- a CDS encoding gluconate 2-dehydrogenase subunit 3 family protein, whose amino-acid sequence is MNDDQRRALAPVLDGFIPRSADGVLPGAGELDLGGDLDVVLQRVPVMHAAVVASLAALDRLAQKHGAARFTALSSEQQTRVLGELSCSEHAFPPMLMIYAFGCYYKHPKVLAHYGLEARPPHPEGYQIEPIDLTLLEPVRKRGAIYRKC
- a CDS encoding ATP-binding protein: MRESVTRRLPAAIAVLLGSVALSTIFECLRFPERRLWMLGFAAFDLVLSAVVWGAVRRWPRWTIPIVVCFVDVVGVDINAYHAIVDAPVAMCVWVLTALLAGSAVILPWGRRNQALASLGVLLTYPVHLAVANSDPLAWAAGGAYLLMVVGLSTFGSSIFARYMEKDLQLTAALSEREARLQSYFDLSLVGMAVVDHDGRCREMNEELCRMLQTPAAELLGRPWTAHVDAKDRAVADGLLAQALAAAPGRMDLRLVGAEGKSIYATVAVRGLPGPGGTIDHAMVLVHDITERRQLEMERERSLELTEAARRQAEEASRAKDTFFATVSHELRTPLTPILAWANLLQAGGLGITRTARAVSSIRRNAYAQARLIDDLLDMSRIVAGEWRFDFRPVDLVAIVRTALDVVQPAADAKHVMLTAALPETPLVVRGDADRLQQMVWNLVSNGIKFTPRGGSVTVTGERVDGKVRLRVEDTGEGIPSEFAPHVFEPFRQADASPSRRYSGLGLGLAIVRVLVERHDGTVRAESAGKGRGAIFVVELPELRDAAPADAPALPDTVEPALAFMDGPRAALAGLKVLVVDDDPDSNAVVKALLASRGADVRTALSASAALAQAELWRPDVVVSDIAMPGEDGVAFLRELRARRATVGDVQAIALTAYGSSTDRRQLLAAGFQAHVAKPFDPAHLAAVVETMAFAAESG